The DNA region TACACAAATGAGGACCTTTGCATTCTCAGGTTGGTTCCTCTATTTTCATAAAGGTTAAGCTCATTCTGAACTCTTCCTGTAACGGAAAATATGGCATTTTCTGGAAAATTTAAGCTTTTTGATCAATCAACTCTCTCTTTGCCCTCAAGACCACATTGGCATCATATAAGCCGTTTTATGAGCTTTTTTTGATGCGTCTAACCAGCATTGAACTAATGGCTCTAGCTTCCACCTgttgcttcttttctctcctcataAACCTGACACAAAAGTGAGAAGAGACCCCTTTAATAGAGAAATGGATCAGTCTTTGCCAAACCGTCAGCAAGGAGGAGCCCCTCAGCAGGCTGCACCAGTGGGGGCCTTCAGGCAGGGCAATATTCCCACTCTGGAGAGAGGCATCATCAGCGGAGACAATGTCCAGTTTGGGAGGCTGCGTCAACACACACGTTTGTCCCAGTCGGAGAGCCAGAGCTCTGGGGCTGAAGAGGAGTGGTTGAGCACCTCTATGGAAGCGAGCGGTTCCTATAGTCAAAGCCCCGTCCTCCAGGGCATGCAGGCAGAGGGAATCTGGCACCACCGCAGTGCTTACGAGCAGGCAGAGAGCAACTACCAACGCCGCCTCGCCTCAAATGGCAACGGACCGCTGTCATCCTCTCCGAGGAGTCCCAACACCAGAGGCTACTTGACCTTCCAGTCCAGACGTACCCGCGGCCAACAGCAGGATCATGGGTTCCCCATCACCACTGTCAAGGCCTCTGGTACTCCCCACCGTCAGTACAGTAGAGGCCGCAATCGAGCCTCCTCTGAGACCGAACAGGGGGGCAAAGGCAGCCGGGGGCCGACCCGGAGGAAGAGAGTCCTCTCTGAGACGGAAAGCAGGCCCACATGGGACAAGTATGGCACCTCTCACACAGGGAATGGGAGAGACATGTGTGTTTTCGGTTTATTTAACTtctatgatttttttgttgttgttgttgtctgtctgcatttttgtttgGCCTTTTTAAGTTATGCTAACTTGTGTATTGTGTGTAGATATGCAGGTTTATAGACGAGCCTtttgtttggagtttttttttttttttttttttttgtgtgtgtgtttttaggccATATTCAGACTGACTTTAGCACTCAGAGATAATAAACGTAGCACcctcattcatttaaatgaagtCAATCCATTAATGCAGCAGGGGTGCCAACACAGAGGGCTTCAGCAAAAAAGTTAAACCTCGCTCAGCTTTCACCGCAGTGCAATGCAACATCATCGCAAGACGCTGCGGTGGCCATTTGATTACATGCAcgttcctggtagattacttttgTCATTGCTGTATTCCCACTGTTTATCTTTCAATCATTGTGGCGAAAGATGAAATGACTTTCACCGCAATAACTTTCCAGagctgtaaaatcctgtctcagagtATTATAAAtttctgtgcagtgttttggcatctgataagcctttaaCTAGTATCAGTACCTGGATCAACACGCCCCCATCAATGCAGCCCCTGGCATTTTAAGTCTGGCCTTGTGTCGGTGTCGCATAACTATTTGTGTACAACATGCAGCCATTTGCTGTCATGTATAGCAAACTGGGTCTGTGTTTCACACAACAAAGTGGACCTCTGCTATCACTAAGGGGGGTTGTTAGCAGGCAGTGACCAACCTTTTGTTCTATAATCCAGACTTTGCAGACCAGGCAACTGTGTTTCACTGACTGAGGAATGTGTACATGCCTGTCTGCTGCAGTAAACCCGTCAGCAAAATGAGAAGGGAGGTGAAGCATATATGCAGAATAgtctttttcactctttttaatTCTTATTCTGCCATTAATTTACTGTGTATATGATAAAAACTGTCTGCGTTCCGCGTTGTTTTGTCTCTCCCTATTCCACCACTCCATGCATGGTGTTATAACCTATAATATACGGTGTCATGCTCAAGCATCTAAGTAAGCCATGTTCTCATGTTACTCATTTCTTGTCACTGATTGTGCTGGTTGTAATGACTAACCACCTGGTCATGGCTGTTGGTTAGTACATAAATTGTTGGATGCAGAtcaatgtttagttttttgggggtttttgcATTATCTTCTCCTAAATTTCTAACTTCCCTCCTCAGTACCAACATGAGTGGACTGCAGTGCCTCGCCTCGGAGAACATCTGGTTCGACAAACACAGCTACGATGAGGCAGAGAAGTGCTTCTACGAGGGAGCCAATGGACTCTCCACACAGCAGCGCCAGGTAGAACAAGcacattttgtctttgtcttttgatagcttggctgtttttttgtttttgtttttttttttatgtagccCAAGAGCAAAGCGGCTTTAGTTTTGTGTAGTCGGTACCTTGTTTCGTGTGTGTCAACCTGATCATGCTTACAAATACGAACACTTGTTTTTTGGACAAACTTTATTTCCAAtcctcctcttgtctcttgCTGCCGTCTTTTGAAGTTCCTTTTCGTTTCCTGCCTGACACCTCCTCAGCTCATGCTGTCCTGCCAGTCACTGGCCTATTAGTTTAAGCAATAGTTACATAATCATCAGTCACAGCCCGGAGcagctgtgtgcatgtgagttAAGCCACTCGATTTAGAAGTGGCTCGTCCTAGTGAGGGGGGTCAGGTGGTTTGGCAGCTGTCTCTGCTTCTCAGGCTGTCCAGGGCTGCAGCAGCTCTGAGAGTTTCTTGAGTTGAGTTTTTCAGATATGTTCCTCTACTGCTGCCCAAATACAGTAGAGGTGAGTGGAACATGTCTTTACAGTAACAATCTCCTGGTTCCTCAGGACAGATCACTCTGTCAAGTGCTTGGGTGGAAAGTGATTTCAATGAAAATTGTTTACATTTCAGTACAATGTGTACTGAACTGTGGGGTCAGGTCATGGGTTTGTGTACCCACATGCTTGCTGACAAAATGTGCATAACCTTTTTATATTGCAACATGAGGCACAACTAAATAAGTCTGTAGCtcacatttatttgcttttgtaaggttaaaaaaaaaacctacaagTTTTGGAAATCATCATTCCTTTTCAAATTATTAAAATCTTTTAATAACAGGGTCATCCTAAATGTTGGTGTATGGGCTGtcctgcttttgtctgttttgcatgctgttgtctgtctttctcactgCTCCTGCTTCATCAGTGCTTTACCCACACATGCCTGCAGGAGAGAGAAGTTAATGCCATCCTGCAGAACATTGCGAAATCCCGTCAGAACATCCAGCAGTCCCTAGTACAGTACTATAAATGAGCCGCAGGCACACACCCCCTGTAGTGGCAGGACTGTACTCACTAATGTTCATGTACCAGCCCTAAAATAGGGGAATAGCTGTTGAAATGATGATTAAAGTATGGACAGCAAGTTCTTGGACTGTTTAGCCTTCAACTTATTTCAGTCCCAGAAAGCACAAGTGTTACATGCATGTTACATTTTCTCTTACGAGACACTTATTCTCCCTTTGACCTCTGCAATGAAGATTGTGGAAGAAGCAAGCAATCTGTCAGTAAGCTGCTTATGTGTTTGTCTTTACATCAGTGGCATTTGCTATATTGTTAGCAGTACGCGTGTGGTCATTTTTGCATAAACAAGTGTTCAAAGGAattaaaatcagctttttctCACCAGTAGCTACTTAAatgttaccttttttttaagGAAACTTTTacgctgtaattgttcctcctgttcaCACTGGCAGCAAAGAGATCCCTTTTCAAGCATTTTCAATGTAAGTAATTGGTGATTAAAATCCACAGTCCATGTTATGTGCAGAAATTTAAAATGGCtaaataaaaagctaatttgACCAGTCAAGTGAGTATCTTCCAAAGTCACTGTCTTCTTCAGTACAAAAGGAATTAAGTGAATAATGACACACTCAACATATctatgtgagtattgtattaagatggACTAAAATGTATAAGCCTGACTTAAATTCTTGGGGCTTGTTTGCGGGAAACAGCTGCCTTGAAGGGGTTCATGAGTGTTCAGTTTATGTAAGTAAGACACAagtggttttatggcccactcTGTAAACATGTGGTAAAACAGTTAAAAGggctctgtagagctgcaggATTAATTATTTCCCATTTTGGTAGTGACTAGTGACTTTTTATTCAGTCATTTGATTTAGTGTTGATACAAAAAGTTggttaatgcagttttaaaatgttttatcccATTTCTGACACTATTGTCATCAGTTTCTATTACTGACTACTCTGAAGCAGTGGATATTGGGACATGTGTAGCATCTGACTTTTTCCTCTACAACCagtacttttctttttgtcttttgtgtattttattttattttttgtcttcacTTTGTACATCACCGGGTGCAGGGGAAAATGGCCATGCAGCAGGGTAAAGGGCGCCAGCAGAAACGGCAGCACAGAAACGTAAGTCCTCCTCATCCAGCTTTGCTGCTCGGGCCTAGGAACGCTGCATGGCTGATACACAGCCGTGGGGTGCTGGCTTTCTGCTGCTGCCTGAAGTGGAGTGTGCTACTATTATCACAGCACTAAGATGTCTCATCCTGTACCACGTTCTTACCATcctgcatcttttttttttttttgaggcaTCATAACTACCACTAACTGATTCAGAATGTATATTTTTAGGGGAAGATTTTGCTAGATATTGtgatcataattattatttaaatgctaataaatttaacagctagcctggctctgtccaaagatccACATACCAGCACCTCCCAGaggtcactaattaacatgttatagcTCGCTACTTTAATCCATACAAATACCGAAAtggcatgttttgttttgggtttttcttTAAgctaggcagattttgttaaacagagctagctgtttctccctgttttcagtctttaagctaagctaatcggtTGCTGGCTAACATTATATTTAaaagatatttatatttaaatatgagagtggtaccGGATCTTCTCATCTGTCTGCAAGAAAGATGTTTTTccctaaatgtcaaactattcccttAAATCTCTGACCAATTTTCCAACAATTAATTTTTTGGTGAGAAACGAAAGTTCTCATCAAgctggtgtctttttttttttttttttttttttaaactctgtaCAGAGTTTGTCTACCTGTCTACATTAAATCCACTCTTTATTGGAGACAGAGTGAGTTGATTTTAAcatcagcattgtgtgtgtaaagtgtaaCCAGATCAAAGTGCTGTGTAATAATAGATTTTAGCCTTGCATGGCTTTCTTTTTAAACCTCACCACTTTGactatttgtttttgcttgctTCTCTTCAGGCTTCGATTGGACCTCAACCTGGATGACAGTACATTTGCTTTAACATTTGAACACTGACCTGCAACATGAGACTTGCTAATTAATTTGTGTATCTTTCCACAGTCATCCTCACATGCAGGAGGAGACCAGGAGCTGGTTTCACGCATGAAAAGCCTGGAACTGGAGAACCAGACTCTgcacaaaggtgtgtgtgttgagttttTTCACGTCTTCCTGAGCTTTTGCTTACTTAATACACAGTATGAATACttaattttccttttgtgtttgcttgtcaGTGGTAAAGGAGATGAGAGCAGCCCTGCAGAAGCTGGAGTCCAGAGTGGTTGTGCTGGAAAAGAGCCCAGCAGCCGTCCCGTGTGTTAAGGTAGATAACTAAGAATTTAGtaggtttttatttacagtatgttactaCATGTATATGTTCACTATATCTATAAAGCACATGTCTGAGGCAAGACAGCTTTGTCTAATATTGTCATCTACTTTATTACATGTTAAGACTCAATTGGCAAACCATCTAATTTACAATGCCAAataagtttttcttttctcttgtttttgattTATAAGTTCCCTTTTTTATGTTTCGTTTATCtgcttttgttatttgtttgctttgcagGGTTCAACACTAACTTAAAAGTGGTTGCCAAtttatcaaaatggttgccatggcaaccgTTACTGTCGAGCCTTGCTTTGTCTTGTCTGATGTTTATGATTATACTTGATTTGAATTGTTTTGTATTGGGGCGGCCTTTTGTATAAGCCCTTTGGCTTCCTGTCTCCCCTGCACATATCTATTGATGCTCTATTATTatatgtcttgttttaattgtgaggacaaatagagatttaaaaaaagaaatataaaaccCTTATTGGTAAAATGCCCTCTAAACAGCTCACCTCCACAGCTATTTGCTCATTCTGATTCATTGTTTTGACCAGGCTGCTCCAGTCCAGGCTGCTCCAGTCAAACAAGTGGAAAATGGTGGTGATGCTGACGATGACGACATTGATTTGTTCGGCAGTGACGATGAAGATGAGGAGGCAGCACGTCTCAAGCAGGAACGCCTGGATGCCTACGCAGCCAAGAAGTCCAAGAAACCTGTCCTCATCGCCAAGTCATCTATCCTGTTGGACGTAAAGCCCGTACGTATCCTCCTAAACTGTATCATGTAGCtcaaattattatcattattattataatatactaGGTCCACTGCAGTTGTTCTCATATAGGGAACCTACAGTTGCAATAATGACTCACTGTTCAAGGTGAAGGAAAAAACTTAAATTTTTAATTCATTCAGCCAAAATGACACCCAATGCGTTAAAGTCAACtccacaacaaaataaattcaacatGCATATTGAAACTTATGAAGTATGCCATGTCATTATATGCAATTGCAAACTTATGGAGAAGTTTAGCCTTAAAGCCTTTTAGCTATGAATTTAACCCCACCTCTATGTTCCCTTAGTGGGACGATGAGACTGATATGGCGAAGCTGGAGGAGTGTGTGCGCTCGGTGCAGATGGACGGGCTCCTGTGGGGAGCATCCAAACTGGTGCCAGTTGGTTACGGCATCAAGAAGCTGCAGATCAACTGTGTGGTCGAGGACGATAAAGTTGGCACTGACATCCTGGAGGAGGAGATCACCAAGTTTGAGGACTATGTAAGTAATGATCACTTTGAATTTGttcactcactttttttttttcttttttcttttaatcgtTACCTCGTGTGGTATCTAGCCCTGGAGATAGCTTTGATTTTCTGCTGCAGTTTTAAGACCTCTGTATTAcacatttctgcctccaccccaatactaTGGAGctaaatttaaatttcagtacATTTATATGCACACAAGAAGCCATCCTTGaattatataaatgtttaaaatgctttattgactttaaataaaatggCTTAGATGTACAActtgttcatttaaaataagaTTTGATGCATAAATCACTAACACCATAAATATATACCTTGACTTGTTggacttttctttctctgcagaTCCAGAGCGTAGATGTTGCTGCCTTCAATAAGATCTAAGCTCCATCAGCTCTTTACCTGCTCCACCAAAGTGTTGCTGCTGCTCCCGGCTTGCACAGTTATTAAAATGCTAAGTTTTGAGCACAAAGatctgtttgtttaattattattacgagtcaaacaaatattttgaacTTAACAAGATTACTTGAGAACTGTTATGCTTGGAGTACAGTCAGCTTTATATTTAGAGAGAGCACACCCTCAAAGTAGAGCTCAACCCCACCCAAAATCCTGGGTATACAGGCTGGGTGAATGTAGTCTTGACTTTATGGAGTAAAACCATCGAATCAGAAACATTATAGAAGGACAAAGTCCCCCCTCGGAAGTCCAGATACACTCCTATCCTGCTGCAGCAGGGGGCAGCGATGGTCACGCTCTCCTTATTGTGCTGAAATGAACAGACTGAGTAAGTGCAGTCCAGACTCCAAGATTTGGAGTTGTGTCCAAGCTTGCAGTCGCTCCCTCCTCCGCTCCTGCTCATGTTTTTGTAGCAGACACCAATGGAAACCCCGCCGTTACCAGCCCACTCTACCTCCCAGTAGCAGCGTCCAGCCATCCCAGCTCTGCACAGTACCTGGGCCCAGCTGGTGAAGCGAGACGGGTGGTCTGGGTATGGCTGCGGCTCCAAACGTGTGGTCACCGCTCTTCGACCATCAGAGAAGCTTAGATAGGGATTGGCTGTGTTGGGGTCCAGGGTTATATCATTGTAATCTGGAAACAGTAGATGCACATTGTCAGACACCAACTATTGGTTTCATAAAGATGGATGTTGGTAAGGTTTATCAAATAATTGTACTCACATTGTAGGAAATCAGCTCTTGTCTTTGGTTCCGAGTTGTATGGTATGTCAATGTCTTTTGCTGTTAGACAGAATAGATTCCTATTTATTTTTCCCATAGACAATGTTGTGACTCAGTTAGACCACTGCTACTGCTTGGATCGGCATGAAACTCCTGGTTaaaatcatcagtacaaaagaacTTAATTCAAAAATATCTTTTGATTAAAAGAcaagcctgtgtacataaaaactgAGGCTAAACTGACATCCCAGGTAAAAAGTCTgcatcctcaccagctgattataaatgtagttaaaagacatggaaataaacaacattgttcttgtattgcattgtagagctagttagtctAAGGAAAATTTAACTGTTAGTTTGTTCTTACACAACACTTTTTGGCTGCCTAGCATACTTGTTCGTATTTTCAAACCGTATTTTAACGGTTACAGAAGTAGCTAGCTAATGGCACATTTGTTGAATCCTCACACTTTTAATCTTGTGTTTCAACCTTGGATTTATTAtcttatacatccatggtttcAACATGTGAAGAAACCTATAGTTTGACAGACCTGCTGCTCCacagttacggttgctaagctatgattggacaatcactatctgggggaggggtttagtaAAGGTTCAGTGTAACCactaaaaataaacttgcaTACCTTTAGTCTTTTCAGAGGTACTTTGATTGCTGGTTTCCTTAAGCGAAATTACTAGAAATGCAGACAAACAGTGATTTTAGTGACAATTTCTAAAAACAATAAGTCATATGTATGGTAATCAGTTGCAAAAGAGACCTACCCTTATCAGAGATCCTGTTGAATTCCCTTTCAAGTGTTTCGGCCAGACTGTCTTTGAGATCAGCCAGGGCTCCTCTCATGGTTTTATACATCAAGTATTGAAGTGCATCAGTGTTGGGCATCTCCACAGTCTTTGTAGGTAAGTGAAGAGACTTGCACTTCTGCAGTGACATGCAATACAAACCAGGAAGGAATCACTTAGTGGGTCATGAACCTACATGAAGTTCACGCTGCACTTAAAATTATATTGACTGGATCTGTCAGGAAGCATGGAGTATATTTGACTTGTGttacatttcatcatttatcTTTACAGGGTGCTTCACACACggcaacaaattaaaaacaaatgtaaaagcttaaaagttaaaatatggTAACTGGACTAgaataatgtaatgtttcagAGTGATGAACGTTTGGGATAAGGTATTTGATAAAAccaattatttttaatgtatctAAGGAACAGATCTTTGTCAATTACAGTATTGTCTCATTGctatgaaagaaaaagacacaaagtgACCAGGAGTCACCTGTGCAGGTTTGACATGTTTGTCAGTATGTATAATAGTAAACATGCTTCTTTATTACTTATCTATTAACTATGGTATTTCCAAGGAGGCCTGGACTTAATGTTGACGATGGGTTACCACACAGTTTTAATCTTGAGTTCTTTGataatcaaaatatttaaaacatgtagTAATATAACCTAAAAGAATGACAACCCAGACTAAAATCAACCTTTAAGACAAGTGAGTTAAGCAGAAACTTTCCAATAAAGTATAAATGCAAAGGCTCTGTCCCCTCTACTTTTGAGCCTTGACTATGGCCAAAAGATTTGACTAAATGTCAGGGCCTGCATTTATCAAGCTGCTAAAAATGAATGTTTGGAATTTtcttttaacttaacttttacTCCTACTCACAAACTTAAgaataaaaactacaaaggatctttagacagcacgatgttcctgttttctttaaaccaggcaacactttaagacagaaactcgttcacccttaggacaagatgcccacacaaaaacagagcaatgtagtttactccattcaatgcagtgaggaaaactgcaaagaacggtacataggtgagaccaaacagccacttcacaaaagactatcagcacagacgacacgctaactcaggattacagagcgccgtgcatttgcatctaaaagctacaaaccacacatttgaagacagcgaggtgaagattcttagtagagagaagagttggtttgaacggggcgtcaaggaagccatttttgtgaagaaagaacccctctttgaacagaaatggtggtctgagattcaatctgcccaaagtctatcacagtgtattagcaccttggtcacgcctatcacatgctaatcaggtactgaacagtgattggggaggtgcagccagaaaacaataggcctgattactgggccatcatggaaactattaggtcagtttcaggtgaaactagctaatcaacagatactcaggtagactccttacTGAAGGCAGGGCTTATG from Siniperca chuatsi isolate FFG_IHB_CAS linkage group LG13, ASM2008510v1, whole genome shotgun sequence includes:
- the eef1da gene encoding eukaryotic translation elongation factor 1 delta a (guanine nucleotide exchange protein) isoform X5, with protein sequence MPKQSTNMSGLQCLASENIWFDKHSYDEAEKCFYEGANGLSTQQRQGKMAMQQGKGRQQKRQHRNSSSHAGGDQELVSRMKSLELENQTLHKVVKEMRAALQKLESRVVVLEKSPAAVPCVKAAPVQAAPVKQVENGGDADDDDIDLFGSDDEDEEAARLKQERLDAYAAKKSKKPVLIAKSSILLDVKPWDDETDMAKLEECVRSVQMDGLLWGASKLVPVGYGIKKLQINCVVEDDKVGTDILEEEITKFEDYIQSVDVAAFNKI
- the eef1da gene encoding eukaryotic translation elongation factor 1 delta a (guanine nucleotide exchange protein) isoform X4, which translates into the protein MDQSLPNRQQGGAPQQAAPVGAFRQGNIPTLERGIISGDNVQFGRLRQHTRLSQSESQSSGAEEEWLSTSMEASGSYSQSPVLQGMQAEGIWHHRSAYEQAESNYQRRLASNGNGPLSSSPRSPNTRGYLTFQSRRTRGQQQDHGFPITTVKASGTPHRQYSRGRNRASSETEQGGKGSRGPTRRKRVLSETESRPTWDNTNMSGLQCLASENIWFDKHSYDEAEKCFYEGANGLSTQQRQSSSHAGGDQELVSRMKSLELENQTLHKVVKEMRAALQKLESRVVVLEKSPAAVPCVKAAPVQAAPVKQVENGGDADDDDIDLFGSDDEDEEAARLKQERLDAYAAKKSKKPVLIAKSSILLDVKPWDDETDMAKLEECVRSVQMDGLLWGASKLVPVGYGIKKLQINCVVEDDKVGTDILEEEITKFEDYIQSVDVAAFNKI
- the eef1da gene encoding eukaryotic translation elongation factor 1 delta a (guanine nucleotide exchange protein) isoform X1, with protein sequence MDQSLPNRQQGGAPQQAAPVGAFRQGNIPTLERGIISGDNVQFGRLRQHTRLSQSESQSSGAEEEWLSTSMEASGSYSQSPVLQGMQAEGIWHHRSAYEQAESNYQRRLASNGNGPLSSSPRSPNTRGYLTFQSRRTRGQQQDHGFPITTVKASGTPHRQYSRGRNRASSETEQGGKGSRGPTRRKRVLSETESRPTWDKYGTSHTGNGRDITNMSGLQCLASENIWFDKHSYDEAEKCFYEGANGLSTQQRQGKMAMQQGKGRQQKRQHRNSSSHAGGDQELVSRMKSLELENQTLHKVVKEMRAALQKLESRVVVLEKSPAAVPCVKAAPVQAAPVKQVENGGDADDDDIDLFGSDDEDEEAARLKQERLDAYAAKKSKKPVLIAKSSILLDVKPWDDETDMAKLEECVRSVQMDGLLWGASKLVPVGYGIKKLQINCVVEDDKVGTDILEEEITKFEDYIQSVDVAAFNKI
- the eef1da gene encoding eukaryotic translation elongation factor 1 delta a (guanine nucleotide exchange protein) isoform X8, which codes for MSGLQCLASENIWFDKHSYDEAEKCFYEGANGLSTQQRQSSSHAGGDQELVSRMKSLELENQTLHKVVKEMRAALQKLESRVVVLEKSPAAVPCVKAAPVQAAPVKQVENGGDADDDDIDLFGSDDEDEEAARLKQERLDAYAAKKSKKPVLIAKSSILLDVKPWDDETDMAKLEECVRSVQMDGLLWGASKLVPVGYGIKKLQINCVVEDDKVGTDILEEEITKFEDYIQSVDVAAFNKI
- the eef1da gene encoding eukaryotic translation elongation factor 1 delta a (guanine nucleotide exchange protein) isoform X7, with product MPKQSTNMSGLQCLASENIWFDKHSYDEAEKCFYEGANGLSTQQRQSSSHAGGDQELVSRMKSLELENQTLHKVVKEMRAALQKLESRVVVLEKSPAAVPCVKAAPVQAAPVKQVENGGDADDDDIDLFGSDDEDEEAARLKQERLDAYAAKKSKKPVLIAKSSILLDVKPWDDETDMAKLEECVRSVQMDGLLWGASKLVPVGYGIKKLQINCVVEDDKVGTDILEEEITKFEDYIQSVDVAAFNKI
- the eef1da gene encoding eukaryotic translation elongation factor 1 delta a (guanine nucleotide exchange protein) isoform X2 codes for the protein MDQSLPNRQQGGAPQQAAPVGAFRQGNIPTLERGIISGDNVQFGRLRQHTRLSQSESQSSGAEEEWLSTSMEASGSYSQSPVLQGMQAEGIWHHRSAYEQAESNYQRRLASNGNGPLSSSPRSPNTRGYLTFQSRRTRGQQQDHGFPITTVKASGTPHRQYSRGRNRASSETEQGGKGSRGPTRRKRVLSETESRPTWDNTNMSGLQCLASENIWFDKHSYDEAEKCFYEGANGLSTQQRQGKMAMQQGKGRQQKRQHRNSSSHAGGDQELVSRMKSLELENQTLHKVVKEMRAALQKLESRVVVLEKSPAAVPCVKAAPVQAAPVKQVENGGDADDDDIDLFGSDDEDEEAARLKQERLDAYAAKKSKKPVLIAKSSILLDVKPWDDETDMAKLEECVRSVQMDGLLWGASKLVPVGYGIKKLQINCVVEDDKVGTDILEEEITKFEDYIQSVDVAAFNKI
- the eef1da gene encoding eukaryotic translation elongation factor 1 delta a (guanine nucleotide exchange protein) isoform X3, with protein sequence MDQSLPNRQQGGAPQQAAPVGAFRQGNIPTLERGIISGDNVQFGRLRQHTRLSQSESQSSGAEEEWLSTSMEASGSYSQSPVLQGMQAEGIWHHRSAYEQAESNYQRRLASNGNGPLSSSPRSPNTRGYLTFQSRRTRGQQQDHGFPITTVKASGTPHRQYSRGRNRASSETEQGGKGSRGPTRRKRVLSETESRPTWDKYGTSHTGNGRDITNMSGLQCLASENIWFDKHSYDEAEKCFYEGANGLSTQQRQSSSHAGGDQELVSRMKSLELENQTLHKVVKEMRAALQKLESRVVVLEKSPAAVPCVKAAPVQAAPVKQVENGGDADDDDIDLFGSDDEDEEAARLKQERLDAYAAKKSKKPVLIAKSSILLDVKPWDDETDMAKLEECVRSVQMDGLLWGASKLVPVGYGIKKLQINCVVEDDKVGTDILEEEITKFEDYIQSVDVAAFNKI
- the eef1da gene encoding eukaryotic translation elongation factor 1 delta a (guanine nucleotide exchange protein) isoform X6 is translated as MSGLQCLASENIWFDKHSYDEAEKCFYEGANGLSTQQRQGKMAMQQGKGRQQKRQHRNSSSHAGGDQELVSRMKSLELENQTLHKVVKEMRAALQKLESRVVVLEKSPAAVPCVKAAPVQAAPVKQVENGGDADDDDIDLFGSDDEDEEAARLKQERLDAYAAKKSKKPVLIAKSSILLDVKPWDDETDMAKLEECVRSVQMDGLLWGASKLVPVGYGIKKLQINCVVEDDKVGTDILEEEITKFEDYIQSVDVAAFNKI